The DNA window ACCGGGTCACCCGTGGTCAGCCCGCCATCCTGAACACGTCGCTCGAACCCGATGCAAATGTGCACGCAACGGTCACCGATGTGGTTCCCTCATCTGACCCGAAGACCAACACGGTGAAGATGCGACTTCGTCTAGACCAGGTGACTGCCGACGTGCCTGCGTCAAAGATGCTTGCAACGCTCACAGACGGCGTGACCGTGACCGGTCGGCTCACCCTCGCAAAGCATCGCGGTGTCGTCATCCCACGCGAAGCGCTGCACCACAACGGCACGCAGGCGTTTGTGAGCGTGGTCGAGGCGCAGGCCGCCCACACCCGACAGGTCACCGTAGAGCACGAGAACCAGACGCATGCGGTGGTCAAGGAGATTCGTGCTGGAGAGTTCGTGATCTGCGAAGGAGAGCTCCCCAAGGACGGCCAGCAGGTCACGGTAGATTATGCTCCCGTCAGCACCGAAGCCTCGGCGACACCCTCGCACAGATGAACGTCACGCCCTCACGTGCCTGGCGCAAGACGCTTGCCCCAGGCGCATACCGAAAGGACCCACGTCACATGCTTGATCGCAGAACCGGGCTCCCTCGCGCATCCACGCCACGGTCGCACGTGCGAAACCTGGTCGCGCACAACCAGAAGACGGCAGTGATGTAGCAGACATGCCCAGCACAACCACCGAAGCTCGCAAGACCATCTCGTCACCTGAGCAGCTCGACCAGCTGATGACGGTGACGTCGCCCCAAGGATGGCTCGGCCTCTGGGCTACCATCGCCCTTCTCGCCACGCTGGTGCTGTGGGGGATCTACGGCGAGATCCCGCTGCAGGTCGAAGGGCCCGGGATGCTGCTCTACGGCGGAGGATTGCGCACGGTGTCCTGCGTCAACGCGGGGCGCGTCCTCGACGTGCTGGTGAAGCCCGGCGACACCGTCGAGCTGGGTCAGGTCGTCATGCGCGTGCAGTCGCTGACGCAGTATCCCGCGACCGCAACCACGCCGATCACCAGCCCATTCGCAGGTACGGTGACCCAGATCATGGCCAAGCCCGGTGCCGTCGTGCAGGTGGGCGACACGCTGATGAACACGGCGTCGGTCAACGACCATCTCGAGGCCGTGCTGTACCTGCCCCTCGACAAGGGCAAGAAGGTCGTTGTGGGACAGGCCGTGCAGGTCACCGTCTCCACCGTCGACCGCGAGAAATATGGATATCTGGTGGGTACGATCAAGGAAGTTGCCACCTACGCCTCGACAAACGAGCTGATGCGCGAGACCCTGGGGAACGAGAACCTGGTGCAGCTCTTCCAGAGCGGAGGCGCCTACCAGGGCGCTCCGCTCAAGATCAAGGTACGCCTCCAGGGCGACCTCTCGACCCCCAGTGGCTATCACTGGTCGTCGGATCAAGGTCCCCCCTTCGCCATCAGCCCGGGAACGGTCTGCACCGCCGCCATCGCCACCGGCAGCGAGCGCCCCATGGACATGGTGGTACCCTACCTGCTGAAGCGATTCGGCGCGGAGCCGCAGCAGTGAGCCTTCCCCAGGCAACATCGGCCAAGGACCCTTTTCAGCACCCGTGCAAGCGCGTTCGCGTCCCCACTGTGATCCAGATGGAGGCGGTGGAGTGCGGCGCCGCTTCTTTGACCATGATCTGCTCGTACTACGGGCTCTGGATACCGCTCGAGAAGATGCGCGAGCAGTGCTCGGTCACGCGCAACGGCGCCAATGCGCTGAACCTGATCAAAGCCGCACGCACGCACGGCTTCACCGCCACCGGAAACCGTCTGGCCTGGGACGCCCTTGCAGGCATCAAGCTCCCGGCCATCTTGTTCTGGCGGTTCAGTCACTTCGTGGTGCTCGAAGGCTTCACGCGTGAGGGCGCCTGGCTCAACGACCCGTCAGCCGGACCGCGATTCGTAGCGAAAGAAGAGTTCATTCGCGAGTACAGCGGCGTGGCGCTCACGTTTGAGACAACGCCACAGTTCAAGCGAGGCGGACACCGAAAGTCGACCTGGAAGGCCATTCGCAAGCGCGTGCGCGGCTCGGAGTCCGGCCTGCTCTACGTGTTCCTGGCCGCGCTTGCCCTCGTCGTGCCCGGACTCGTCATCCCGTCGTTCCTTCGGGTCTTCGTCGACGAGATCATCGGAAACGCACGTCACCGATGGATTCTGTGGCTCTTCACCGCCATGGCCGGAATGGCCACCCTCAACGCCATCATCACGTTCATGAAGTCGTACTTCCTGGCGCGTCTCGAGACGCGCCTCGCGGTGGTCTCGAGCAGCGAGTTCTTCTGGCACGTGCTGCACCTGCCTATGGCCTTCTTCTCTCAGCGCATGGGGGGCGATATCGCGTCGCGCGTGGAGATCAACGACAAGGTCGCCTCGCTCTCAACGGGCAGCCTGGCCTCTGCCGCGCTGAACGTTCTGATGGTCGGTTTCTACGGCATGGTGATGTACTTCTACGATCCCTTGCTGACACTCATCACGGCCGGGCTCTCCGCCATGAACTTCATCTTGCTCACCGTCATCTCGCGCACCCGCGTCGACGCCAACATGTCGCTGCTGAGCGTGCAGTCGAAGGTGCAGGGCACCACCGTCTCGGGCCTCGCCATGATCGAGACCCTGAAGGCCACAGGGCGAGAGTCTGACTTCTTCGTGCGATGGGCGGGCTACACCACGCGCATGGTGAACACCCAGCAGCACCTGTCGACCTCCAGCCTCTTCCTGTCGGTGTTTCCGACGCTGGTGTCGTCGCTCAGCAATCTTGCCGTCATCTACTTCGGCGGCATGCGCGTGATGCGTGGCGACATGACCATGGGCATGCTCATCGCATTCCAGTCGCTGAGCGGACAGTTCGTGAGCCCCATCAACAGCATGGTCTCGTACGGCTCGCAGATGCAGGAGCTCGTGGGCGACCTGAGCCGCCTCGAAGACGTCTTGCTCAACGACGCGTCGTACCCGCCCGATGAAGCAGACCTCGTGACCCGCGACAGCTCACTGGGCCGCCTCGACGGCCGGCTCGAGCTGAAGAACCTGACCTTTGGGTACAGCCGCATCGATCCTCCCCAGCTCGACAGCTTCAGCATGACCCTCGAGCCTGGGCAGCGCGTGGCACTGGTGGGCTCGACCGGCAGCGGAAAATCGACCCTGGGCAAGCTCATCTGTGGGCTGCTCGATGCGTGGAGCGGAGAGATCCTCTTCGACGGCAAGCCTCGCACCGCGTGGCCGCGAAGCGTCATCACCACCAGTCTCGCGCAGGTCGATCAAGACATCGTGCTGTTCGCGGGAACCCTGCGTGAGAACCTGACACTCTGGGACAACGACATCGACGAGGCCTCCATCACCCAGGCGCTCAAGGACGCCGGGATCTACGAGGCCGTGATCTCACGCCCCTCGGGCATCGACGCAGAGGTGCAGGAAGCCGCACACAACTTCAGCGGCGGAGAGCGTCAGCGACTCGAGATTGCACGCGCCCTCGTCACCAATCCGCGCATCCTGGTACTCGACGAGGCCACGAGCGCCCTCGACCCCATCGTCGAGAAGAAGATCGACCAGGCCGTTCGACGGCGCGGCTGCACGTGCGTGATCATCGCGCACCGCCTGAGCACCATCCGCGACGCCGACGAGATCATCGTGCTCGAGCACGGCAAGGTCGTCGAGCGCGGAGACCATGAGACCCTCGTGGCGAGAAAAGGCGAGTACTGGAAGCTCATACAGGCCGAGATCTCAGCCCAGTCGCAAGATCAGGCGGTGGCTGCATCGTGAGCACTGCTGCATTCAGCCGATTCATCGCATCGCTTCCCGGCGCAGTGCTCGAGCAGACGGGGGGCAACCATCCCATCACGGCCGATGACGAGACCATGCTGTACCTGGTCGACACAGGCACCATCGATCTCTTCACCGTGCAGGTCATCGAGGGGAAGCGTGCGGGTGCGCGCCTTCCCCTGGTACAGATCGCCGAGAACCAGATCTTCATCGGCGTGCGTCCGCAGCAGAACCGTACCCTCACGGCCGTGGGCACCGCAGACACAAAGATCTACCGCGTCGCGCTCGACACCCTTCTCAAATCACTTGAAGACGACAAGACCATCGACCGCTCGGAAGAGCTCGCAGATGCGCTCGACAGCTGGATCCGCTGCCTGCAAGCCGGAATACAGGCGCCCTACCCCCCCACCAAATGCCGCCGGCTGCTGAAGCCGGAGACGGTGACCCTCGGGCCGTACCACAGCCTCTGTGCGGCTCGCGGCGTGCTGTGGGCCCGCGTCAACGGCGAGGTGACGTGGCTCGACGATGCGGCGCGGCTGGCATCGCCCTTGATCGCCCTGAGCACGTACAGCTGGATCCAGGCCACTGAGAAGGGGGCCACGGTCACGCTCCTGCCCACCGCCGCTCTCGTCGGGCAGGCAGAGATGTGGCAGGCGCTGCTGCAGTGCCAGAACCAGATGCTGGCGGCCGTCGTGGCGCTCGAAGCCAGACAACGCGCCCAAGACCACGAGCGCGTCGTGCGACGAGCGGCGTCAGAGGGGGCCTCTCTCGACGAGGCGATACACGACGTGGCCGCCGTGTTCTCGACCCGAGAGACGAACTTCTTCAGCCATGCGCGTTTCGCTGACGCCCTGCTCGACGCGTGCGAGATGGTCGGAGAGTACCAGGGGTTGAAGATCGAGCGTCCGGCAGGCTCCACCGAAGGGCTGGCCACCGATGCCCTGTGGCGCATCTGCCGTGCCTCGCACTGCCAGACCCGTCAGGTCGTGCTCCGAGACAGCTGGTGGAAGCGTGACAGCGGCCCCATACTGGCATACATCGACGAAACCCGTCGACCCGTCGCCCTGCTCCCCGACGGACCGCATCGCTATCGCATGTACGATCCGGTCGAGCGTACCTCGGTCGCGGTCGATGCCGCCGTGGCGAAGACCCTCGATCCCAATGCGCAGATGCTCTACCGCAACCTGCCCGAACGCCCGCTCGTACCGCTCGATCTGCTGAAGTTCGGCTTGCGAACCACGTGGCGCGATCTGGTCACGTTGCTGGTGATGGGGCTGCTCACCGGACTGCTGTCGCTTGCCACCCCTGTGGGCCTCGGCATGCTCACGTCCACCATCATCCCCTCGGGTCAGTCTACTGAGCTCGCCGCACTCGCTGGGGCCCTTCTCGCCGCCTCGCTGGGCTCGGCGTGCTACAGCCTTGTTCGACAGTTCTCGATGCAGCGCATGGAGACACGCATGGAGTACGATGTGCAGGCCGGCCTGCTCACCCGCCTCATCGCGCTGCCCGCTTCGTTCTTCCGCACCTATACCAGCGGCGATCTGTCGAACCGACTTCTCGGTATCATACAAGTTCGGTCAGCGCTGTCGTCGGCGGTGACCCAGGCCGTGCTCAACGGGCTGTTCTCGGTGTTCAGCTTCTTTCTGCTCTTCTACTACGACACCTACATGGCCGTGGTCGCGGCGGTGCTCGTTCTCTTCTACACGCTGGTGAGCGCCTCGGTTGCCTACGCCCAGGTACGCCAGCAGCGCACCATTCTCGACCTGACCGGCTCCATTCAGGGGCTGGTGCTTCAGCTCATCACCGGTGTCTCGAAGATACGCGTGGCCGGTGCCGAGAGCCGCGCATTTCGTGA is part of the Pseudomonadota bacterium genome and encodes:
- a CDS encoding HlyD family efflux transporter periplasmic adaptor subunit, translated to MPSTTTEARKTISSPEQLDQLMTVTSPQGWLGLWATIALLATLVLWGIYGEIPLQVEGPGMLLYGGGLRTVSCVNAGRVLDVLVKPGDTVELGQVVMRVQSLTQYPATATTPITSPFAGTVTQIMAKPGAVVQVGDTLMNTASVNDHLEAVLYLPLDKGKKVVVGQAVQVTVSTVDREKYGYLVGTIKEVATYASTNELMRETLGNENLVQLFQSGGAYQGAPLKIKVRLQGDLSTPSGYHWSSDQGPPFAISPGTVCTAAIATGSERPMDMVVPYLLKRFGAEPQQ
- a CDS encoding NHLP family bacteriocin export ABC transporter peptidase/permease/ATPase subunit yields the protein MEAVECGAASLTMICSYYGLWIPLEKMREQCSVTRNGANALNLIKAARTHGFTATGNRLAWDALAGIKLPAILFWRFSHFVVLEGFTREGAWLNDPSAGPRFVAKEEFIREYSGVALTFETTPQFKRGGHRKSTWKAIRKRVRGSESGLLYVFLAALALVVPGLVIPSFLRVFVDEIIGNARHRWILWLFTAMAGMATLNAIITFMKSYFLARLETRLAVVSSSEFFWHVLHLPMAFFSQRMGGDIASRVEINDKVASLSTGSLASAALNVLMVGFYGMVMYFYDPLLTLITAGLSAMNFILLTVISRTRVDANMSLLSVQSKVQGTTVSGLAMIETLKATGRESDFFVRWAGYTTRMVNTQQHLSTSSLFLSVFPTLVSSLSNLAVIYFGGMRVMRGDMTMGMLIAFQSLSGQFVSPINSMVSYGSQMQELVGDLSRLEDVLLNDASYPPDEADLVTRDSSLGRLDGRLELKNLTFGYSRIDPPQLDSFSMTLEPGQRVALVGSTGSGKSTLGKLICGLLDAWSGEILFDGKPRTAWPRSVITTSLAQVDQDIVLFAGTLRENLTLWDNDIDEASITQALKDAGIYEAVISRPSGIDAEVQEAAHNFSGGERQRLEIARALVTNPRILVLDEATSALDPIVEKKIDQAVRRRGCTCVIIAHRLSTIRDADEIIVLEHGKVVERGDHETLVARKGEYWKLIQAEISAQSQDQAVAAS
- a CDS encoding NHLP bacteriocin export ABC transporter permease/ATPase subunit, with the protein product MSTAAFSRFIASLPGAVLEQTGGNHPITADDETMLYLVDTGTIDLFTVQVIEGKRAGARLPLVQIAENQIFIGVRPQQNRTLTAVGTADTKIYRVALDTLLKSLEDDKTIDRSEELADALDSWIRCLQAGIQAPYPPTKCRRLLKPETVTLGPYHSLCAARGVLWARVNGEVTWLDDAARLASPLIALSTYSWIQATEKGATVTLLPTAALVGQAEMWQALLQCQNQMLAAVVALEARQRAQDHERVVRRAASEGASLDEAIHDVAAVFSTRETNFFSHARFADALLDACEMVGEYQGLKIERPAGSTEGLATDALWRICRASHCQTRQVVLRDSWWKRDSGPILAYIDETRRPVALLPDGPHRYRMYDPVERTSVAVDAAVAKTLDPNAQMLYRNLPERPLVPLDLLKFGLRTTWRDLVTLLVMGLLTGLLSLATPVGLGMLTSTIIPSGQSTELAALAGALLAASLGSACYSLVRQFSMQRMETRMEYDVQAGLLTRLIALPASFFRTYTSGDLSNRLLGIIQVRSALSSAVTQAVLNGLFSVFSFFLLFYYDTYMAVVAAVLVLFYTLVSASVAYAQVRQQRTILDLTGSIQGLVLQLITGVSKIRVAGAESRAFREWADRFSHQRTLQFDNRMVSVRYGGFTSAYPVLCSLIFIAWVSGHDYKGITTGDFLAFNAAFGQFMSALTSLTGTWIQMQMIGPLVDRARPILEATMEADSSKPDAGRLEGALELRSVSFRYGSDGPLILENVNFKADPGEMIAIVGPSGSGKSTLMRMLLGFDNPLNGDVLYDNQSLTQIDVQSVRRQIGVVLQDGKLQPGNIFNNIVGSTLMTEDDAWEAARIAGIEQEIRQLPMGMHTVLSEGATTFSGGQRQRLMIARAVVGRPRYIFLDEATSALDAEIQEQVTRSLDALETTRIVIAHRLSTIRRADRIYVLHKGRIEQEGTFTDLLNQPGLFQDLARRQLA